The Paenibacillus dendritiformis region ATACGTGTTGTGGTGACGGTCATGGTGAATCATCATCGTCGTCTCGTCGATGTGAGGCTCCAGTGCATTGTTCGCATACGGAAGAGCTGGTAATTGATGTGCCATTCGTTCATTCCTCCCAAAAAATATGTAAGTGATATATTCTCATTTAACCATGAGTCGGGCTAATAAATCAACATAAATGTTTCAAAAGTCAGAGCTTTGTCATAGGGCCTGACTTTATATCCTTACCCAATATAGGATGCTTTCAAACGTAGCGCCGGCGCTCACAAGATTCGTCACAAAATTGGCACAATTGCCAATTATTTATACCTATGGACCCGAAAGCAATGTAAACGCTTTATTTAAAACGCTTACACGAGAAAAACCGTGTTTTTTCGGCGTTTTTACGCGAATCTGAATGATAAAGAAGGAATTTCGCGATTTTTGTCGTATTTGTAAATACTATATATAATGATATGAGAGCAAAATGGATGTCCGTTGGCGTAGACTGTTTGTTCACAGATAGAGAAGAGAACCGTATATTTTACACCAAGCTCAGGATGAGGGAGAGTAAGACATGAACGTTCGATCCTTTCGTTTGGCGGATTATTTGCCGGCTACTCAGTTATTGAAGGAATCGCTGTCCGAGGAATGCTGTGAGAAGACCCTGGATGCCTTTGCGCGCCAGTTGTCCTTGGATGGAGAGCTTGTGATCATCGCGGAACAGGAGAACCCGAATGGGGAGACGATCATGGTCGGGCTGGCTATCGGCACCATTGATCGCAACAACGGGTACTACTATCGTCTGGCGGTGCACCCGGAATTCCGCAACCAAGGCGTAGGCAAAGCGCTTGTCGCCGGAATGGAGCAGAAATTCCAGCAGCGCAAGGTCCGCAACATTATGATTGCTGCGGATGAGCATACGGAATTCGTATTGCCTTGGTTCGAGGCATTGGGATACGGGGCCCAGCATGTCTTGCGTTCATTGAAGCAGCTTCGGATTGTTACCGGCTAGCTGTCTCTGAATTGAACATTTGTCGCCGAATGGGAAGGCATATCTTTACAACCGTTGCAATCGGGGTGAAGATATGCTTTTCTATTAATAATAAGTGAAGAGAAATGAAGTAAAGCCGAGGAAAACGCATGGAACGTTATGAGAAAGCCCTTGTGAAAAGTTTCAAACACGATGGCCATTTGCACCGGATGTGGCTGGAGAACTGGATCGTGCCCTCCTCGCTCGTGCATCCCGAGCATGCCGCTGAAGGAATGTTCGTGCTGATTAACAGCCAGACTCCGATCAGGGAAGCGGACGGGAAGCAGTGGAACAGCAAAATTCCTGCCGTTACGTTCCTCATTCCGAAGCAGTGGTTCAATGTGGTGGCGCTGATTGAAGATCACGGCATTCGCTACTACTGCAATATTGCCTCGCCGCCATACCGTACGGACAACATTTTCACCTATATCGATTACGATCTGGACGTCATTCAAATGCCCGGCGGCCAGGTCAATGTGGTGGACCAGGACGAGTATGAACAGAACCGGCATGTATACCACTATCCTGATCTGGTGGAGCGGAAGATCAGTGCCGGCCTCGAAGCGGTGCTGGAACGGATTCGGCATCGCCAGCCTCCGTTCTGGGACGATGAGGTGCGCCGGTACTACGACGACTGGAAGCAGGCGATCCAGCCGGAATGAGGGGATTCCTCTGCAAGCAGCAGACTGGCGGAGCTAGGAATGCGGCAGGGGATGAATGGAAATGCAGGGAAGTCAGACCTTAACAGGAGCGGCGCCTGCTCTGGGGAATCCGGTACCCGGAGCTAGGGGGCCGTTCTGCATTTAGAGCGGCGCGGATCCGCGCCGTGACATCAATCGAAGGAGGTGAACGGGATGACGGAACAGAAGCACACGGTACGATGGACACCATACGGGACAGACCAAGCGGCGGGGGCCGAGGCGAGTCCGGAAGCGGATCGCTGGCAGCGGCTCAAGCAGGAGATTATGGATGCGGCGCCTTCCATGGGCATCGACCAGGTCGGGTTCACGACGGCAGACCCGTTCACCGAATTGAAGGCGCGCCTGCAGCATTCCATCGATCAAGGATATGCGTCCGGGTTCGAGGAGCCGGACCTGGACAAGCGGACGAAGCCTGCGCTGCTGCTGGACGGGGCGCGCTCCATTATCGCGATCGCGGTCGCTTATCCGTCCAAGCTGGAGGGCGGTCCGAAGTCGGAGCCGGGCGCGTACCGGGGGATGTTCGCCCGGACCGCATGGGGACTGGACTATCACCATGTGCTGAGGGACCGGCTGCAGCGGCTGGAGCAGTTCCTGCGCGAGAGGGTGCCGGAGGTGCAGCTGAAGAGCATGGTCGACACCGGCGAGCTGTGCGACCGGGCGGTCGCCGAGCGATCCGGCATCGGCTTCAGCGGCAAAAACTGCTCGATTATTTCCCCAAAGTGGGGATCTTGGATATACTTAGGGGAAATGATTACGAATCTGCCGCTGCCGCCGGATCACCCGCTGACCGAGGATTGCGGGGAATGCACGCGCTGCCTCGATGCCTGTCCGACAGGAGCGTTCGTCGGGCCCGGGCAGCTCAATGCGCAGCGCTGCATCTCGTTCCAGACGCAGTCGAAGGAGATGCTGCCGCATGAGATGATGGTCAAGATAGGCAACCGGCTGTACGGC contains the following coding sequences:
- a CDS encoding DUF402 domain-containing protein, whose product is MERYEKALVKSFKHDGHLHRMWLENWIVPSSLVHPEHAAEGMFVLINSQTPIREADGKQWNSKIPAVTFLIPKQWFNVVALIEDHGIRYYCNIASPPYRTDNIFTYIDYDLDVIQMPGGQVNVVDQDEYEQNRHVYHYPDLVERKISAGLEAVLERIRHRQPPFWDDEVRRYYDDWKQAIQPE
- a CDS encoding GNAT family N-acetyltransferase, with protein sequence MNVRSFRLADYLPATQLLKESLSEECCEKTLDAFARQLSLDGELVIIAEQENPNGETIMVGLAIGTIDRNNGYYYRLAVHPEFRNQGVGKALVAGMEQKFQQRKVRNIMIAADEHTEFVLPWFEALGYGAQHVLRSLKQLRIVTG